In Desulfuromonas thiophila, the DNA window GGGCTGTACGCCGCCGGAGCCCTCAAGCACAGCTGGCGGATTCGCAGTGACAAGGCGCGTACCGCCGACGAGTACGCCGTCTTGTTCGGCAACCTGTTTGCCCTGCAGGGCTTGCGGCTGGAGCAGGTTCGGGCGGTGATGATTTCCTGTGTGGTGCCGCCGCTGCTCGATACCCTCCAGCGCCTATGTCGCAGCTATTTCGCGTTGGAGCCTGGCCTGGTCGGGCCGCAGATGAAAACCGGCATGACCCTGTGCTACGACAATCCGCAGGAGGTGGGCGCCGACCGCATCGTCAACGCCGTGGCGGCCTACCATAAGCACCGCTGCAGCCTTATCGTGGTCGATTTTGGCACCGCTACCACCTTCGACTACATCTGCCCGGCCGGCAGCTACCAGGGCGGCGCCATCGCGCCCGGGCTGGCCATTTCCGCCAATGCCCTGCACGATCATGCCAGCAAGCTGCCACGCGTGGCCCTGCAACCGCCGCCGCAGGTGGTGGCGAAAAACACGGTGCACAGCATTCAGGCCGGTCTGCTGTTCGGCTATGCCGGGCTGGTGGATGGCATTGTCCGCCGAATGGCCCGCGAGGTGGCGACCACGCCCAAGGTGGTGGCCACCGGCGGCCTGGCGCGCCAGATTGCCGGCGTTTCCGAGACCATCGAGGAGGTGGACGATCTGCTGACCCTCGATGGTCTGTTTTTGTTGCATCAGCTCAATCCCTGAGGTTTACAACGGCCAACGGCCGAAAAAAGTCCGATTTCGTGCGATCTGTGGCAAGACCTTCTTCAACCGACAGGAACGAAAGGAGCGACCATGGCACAACAGGAGACGACATCGATTCGCAATGTAGGGATTGTCGCCCATGGCGGCGCCGGCAAAACCTCCCTGGTGGAGGCCATGCTGTTTAATACCGGCATGACCGACCGGCTCGGCAAGGTGGATGACGGCACCTCGAACATGGATTTCGAGCCGGAGGAAATCAAGCGCCGAATCACCATCAGCTCCAGTCTGCACCATTGCCCGTGGAAGGATCACAGCCTGCATCTGGTCGACACGCCGGGCTATTCCAACTTTCTCCACGATACCCGCAACTGCCTGCGGGTGCTGGGTGGCGGGGTGCTGATCGTTTCGGCCATCAGCGGTGTCAAGGCCCAGACCCAGAAGATCTGGCAGTGGGCCAGGGAATACGAGGTGCCGCTGATCGCCTTTGTCAACAAGCTTGATCGCGAACGGGCCGATTGCCTGCGCGCCGTCGACGACATGGAGAAGATGCTTGGCTGCCGTGGGGTGCTGGTCAACATGCCGCTGGGACAGGACGGCGATTTCCGGGGCATCATCGATCTGGTCAACATGCGGGCGCGGCTGTTTCAGTTCGATGAAAAAGGCACCTACCGCGAGGAAGACATTCCCGCCGAATACCTGGCCGAAGCCCAGCGCCTGCGTGCCCTGCTGCTTGAAGCGGTGGCCGATGCCGATGACAGCCTGATGGAGAAATACCTGGAAAACGAGGATCTCTCGCGTGAGGATATTCTCCAGGGGTTGCGCGAGGGCACCCTCACCGGTGTGTTCACGCCGGTCCTCTGTGGCAGCGCCACCGCCAATATCGGG includes these proteins:
- a CDS encoding type III pantothenate kinase, whose product is MLLVIDVGNTNTVLGLYAAGALKHSWRIRSDKARTADEYAVLFGNLFALQGLRLEQVRAVMISCVVPPLLDTLQRLCRSYFALEPGLVGPQMKTGMTLCYDNPQEVGADRIVNAVAAYHKHRCSLIVVDFGTATTFDYICPAGSYQGGAIAPGLAISANALHDHASKLPRVALQPPPQVVAKNTVHSIQAGLLFGYAGLVDGIVRRMAREVATTPKVVATGGLARQIAGVSETIEEVDDLLTLDGLFLLHQLNP